From Enterococcus mundtii, the proteins below share one genomic window:
- a CDS encoding tyrosine-type recombinase/integrase, whose translation MVKEKNIYKDKNTKTWFFRAYLGFDENGKKIQKTRRGFKTQKEAKIAYDRFMITHAFNRPLTEMISNNNKMTFEEFYKTRFVKWYEKQVKSQTYENAQYIFEKKLKYFYHIPLKDITMQDVEDWMFELSKTITKNSRMADSNRTLSNSYINRIRGHLKIVLDRALKEGLIQVNPIDNVSKIPIRNHKVEFWELKEFQKVMSLIPDNKVQFHHRKIVYELLFFTGMRIGELQALTWSNVNFDKNTITIDKTLVYNSKNDWYLSTPKTRNAYRTIGIGKELAEKLKKWQKLQMSIGKFNFVCQLDGTFTPSYSFASWLKSYAKEANVKPIKLHALRHSHVAFLIEQNIQPLIIQERLGHATIQITLGTYGHLYAKSDEKVVQIIDHVQKV comes from the coding sequence ATGGTAAAAGAGAAAAATATTTATAAAGACAAAAACACTAAAACATGGTTTTTTCGCGCTTATTTAGGATTCGATGAAAATGGGAAAAAAATTCAAAAGACGAGACGTGGATTTAAGACACAAAAAGAAGCGAAAATAGCCTATGATCGATTTATGATTACGCATGCATTTAATCGTCCACTTACAGAAATGATATCAAATAATAATAAAATGACGTTTGAAGAGTTTTATAAAACTCGGTTTGTTAAATGGTATGAGAAACAGGTGAAAAGTCAAACTTATGAAAATGCTCAGTATATTTTCGAGAAAAAACTTAAATATTTTTATCATATTCCTTTAAAAGATATTACAATGCAAGATGTAGAGGACTGGATGTTTGAATTGAGTAAAACGATAACAAAAAATTCGAGGATGGCAGATTCTAATCGAACTTTATCTAACTCGTATATCAACAGAATTAGAGGACACCTAAAAATTGTGTTAGACCGAGCTTTAAAAGAAGGATTAATACAGGTAAATCCTATTGATAATGTTTCTAAAATCCCTATCCGGAACCATAAGGTAGAATTTTGGGAGTTAAAAGAATTTCAGAAGGTAATGAGCTTGATTCCAGATAATAAAGTACAATTTCACCATAGGAAAATTGTTTATGAATTACTTTTCTTTACTGGTATGCGGATAGGTGAATTACAAGCTTTAACATGGTCAAACGTTAATTTTGATAAAAATACAATTACAATCGATAAGACACTCGTATACAATTCCAAAAATGATTGGTACTTGTCTACACCCAAAACCAGAAATGCTTATCGTACGATTGGAATAGGAAAAGAGCTTGCTGAAAAATTAAAAAAATGGCAGAAGTTACAAATGAGTATTGGAAAATTTAATTTTGTTTGTCAGTTAGACGGAACATTTACACCGAGCTATTCATTTGCTAGTTGGTTAAAATCTTATGCAAAAGAAGCTAATGTAAAACCTATAAAGCTACATGCGTTAAGACATTCGCATGTAGCTTTTTTAATTGAACAAAATATCCAACCATTAATTATTCAAGAAAGACTGGGACATGCTACCATTCAAATCACTTTAGGAACATATGGACATTTATATGCTAAGTCTGATGAAAAAGTTGTACAGATTATTGATCACGTGCAAAAAGTTTAA
- a CDS encoding DUF3173 family protein encodes MEKVEKTYDVMIDRNRLIELGFKPSQASKMIRDSKEYLANVEGISFYSGRQIAVVPAKIIQKLFYIEIR; translated from the coding sequence ATGGAGAAAGTAGAAAAAACATATGATGTCATGATTGATCGGAATCGTTTAATTGAATTGGGATTTAAACCTAGTCAAGCTTCAAAAATGATTCGAGACTCTAAGGAATATTTAGCAAATGTCGAAGGAATTAGCTTTTATAGCGGAAGGCAGATAGCAGTAGTTCCTGCAAAAATTATTCAGAAATTATTTTATATTGAAATTAGGTAG